In a genomic window of Terriglobia bacterium:
- a CDS encoding phosphoketolase family protein, whose protein sequence is MKRIRGKGQRGSEKAARGGAGKLDRETLRRMDAYWRAANYLSVGQIYLYGNPLLKQPLTLRHIKPRLLGHWGTTPGLNFIYVHLNRIIRERDLSVIYVTGPGHGGPGIVANAYLEGTYSEVYPNVSRDEEGMKRLFKQFSFPGGIPSHVAPETPGSIHEGGELGYALSHAFGAAFDNPDLIVACVVGDGEAETGPLATSWHSNKFLNPIRDGAVLPILHLNGAKIAGLTVLSRIPHDEIEELFRGYGYAPFFVEGDEPEEMHRKMASTLDAVMDEIRGIQREARTRGLGKRPCWPMIVLRTPKGWTGPKVVDGKRIEGTFRSHQVPLGELATKPAHVKMLERWMKSYRPQELFGPDGALLPEIAELAPKGERRMSASPHANGGLLLQDLRLPDFRDYAVPVSKPGRVDAEATRVQGRLLRDVMKLNADRRNFRLFGPDETASNRWGDVFEVTDRCFVGEIVPDDEHVAPDGRVMEMLSEHQCQGWLEGYLLTGRHGFFNCYEAFIHIVDSMFNQHAKWLKVTRHIPWRRPIASLNYLLSSHVWRQDHNGFSHQDPGFIDHVVNKKAEIIRVYLPPDANTLLSVTDHCLRSRNYVNVLVAGKQSAPQWLDMESAVKHCTAGIGIWEWASNDRGGDPDVVMACCGDTPTLETLAAVDILRANFPDLKVRVINVVDLMKLQPPSEHPHGLADREFDELFTPDKPVVFAFHGYPWLIHRLTYRRTNHRNLHVRGYKEEGSTTTPFDMAVMNDIDRFHLACDVIDRVPRLGVTAAYVRQSIRDSLIDHKRYISERGEDMPMVRDWKWGGTK, encoded by the coding sequence ATGAAGAGAATTCGGGGAAAGGGGCAACGGGGATCGGAAAAGGCGGCGCGGGGCGGGGCCGGAAAGCTCGACCGCGAAACGCTTCGCAGGATGGACGCGTACTGGCGCGCCGCGAATTACCTGTCGGTGGGCCAGATCTACCTCTATGGCAACCCGCTCCTGAAACAGCCGCTCACGCTTCGACACATCAAGCCCCGCCTCCTCGGCCACTGGGGCACCACCCCGGGGCTCAACTTCATCTACGTGCACCTCAACCGGATCATTCGTGAGCGGGACCTGAGCGTGATCTACGTTACGGGACCCGGCCACGGCGGTCCCGGGATCGTGGCCAACGCGTACCTCGAAGGAACGTACAGCGAGGTCTACCCGAACGTCTCCCGGGACGAGGAGGGAATGAAGCGGCTGTTCAAGCAGTTCTCCTTCCCCGGCGGCATCCCCAGCCACGTCGCCCCCGAGACGCCGGGCTCGATCCACGAGGGCGGGGAGCTGGGGTATGCGCTCTCCCATGCGTTCGGGGCGGCGTTCGACAACCCCGACCTCATCGTCGCCTGCGTGGTGGGGGACGGAGAGGCCGAGACCGGGCCGCTCGCCACGAGCTGGCACTCGAACAAGTTCCTGAACCCGATACGCGATGGCGCGGTGCTGCCGATCCTCCACCTGAACGGCGCGAAGATCGCCGGCCTCACCGTCCTGTCGCGCATCCCGCACGACGAGATCGAGGAGCTCTTCCGCGGTTACGGCTACGCGCCGTTTTTCGTGGAGGGGGACGAACCCGAGGAGATGCACCGGAAGATGGCGTCGACGCTCGACGCGGTGATGGACGAGATCCGGGGGATCCAGCGCGAGGCCCGGACGCGCGGCCTCGGGAAGCGCCCCTGCTGGCCGATGATCGTCCTCCGCACGCCGAAGGGGTGGACCGGGCCCAAGGTGGTGGACGGCAAGAGGATCGAGGGAACGTTCCGTTCCCACCAGGTGCCCCTCGGCGAGCTGGCCACGAAGCCGGCGCACGTGAAGATGCTCGAGCGGTGGATGAAGAGCTACCGGCCCCAGGAGCTGTTCGGTCCCGACGGAGCGCTCCTCCCGGAAATCGCCGAGCTTGCACCCAAGGGCGAGCGCCGCATGAGCGCGAGCCCGCACGCCAACGGCGGGCTCCTCCTCCAGGACCTGAGGCTCCCGGATTTCCGGGACTACGCCGTCCCGGTCTCGAAGCCGGGCCGGGTCGATGCGGAGGCCACACGGGTCCAGGGCCGGCTGCTGCGGGACGTGATGAAGCTCAACGCGGACCGCCGGAACTTCAGGCTCTTCGGCCCCGACGAGACCGCCTCCAACCGCTGGGGGGACGTGTTCGAGGTGACCGACCGGTGTTTCGTCGGCGAGATCGTCCCGGACGACGAGCACGTGGCGCCCGACGGCCGCGTCATGGAGATGCTCAGCGAGCACCAGTGCCAGGGTTGGCTCGAGGGGTATCTCCTCACCGGCCGGCACGGCTTCTTCAACTGCTACGAGGCGTTCATCCACATCGTGGACTCGATGTTCAACCAACACGCCAAGTGGCTCAAGGTGACTCGTCATATCCCGTGGCGGCGTCCGATCGCCTCGCTCAACTACCTGCTGAGCTCCCACGTCTGGCGGCAGGACCACAACGGCTTCAGCCACCAGGACCCCGGCTTCATCGATCACGTGGTGAACAAGAAGGCGGAGATCATCCGGGTCTACCTGCCCCCCGACGCCAACACGCTCCTGTCCGTCACCGATCATTGCCTGAGGAGCCGCAATTACGTGAACGTGCTCGTCGCCGGCAAGCAGTCGGCGCCGCAATGGCTCGACATGGAATCCGCCGTCAAGCACTGCACCGCCGGCATCGGGATCTGGGAGTGGGCGAGCAACGACCGCGGCGGGGATCCCGACGTGGTCATGGCCTGCTGCGGCGACACCCCCACGCTGGAAACGCTCGCGGCGGTGGACATCCTCCGGGCGAACTTCCCGGACCTCAAGGTCCGCGTGATCAACGTCGTGGACCTGATGAAGCTGCAGCCGCCTAGCGAGCATCCCCACGGCCTTGCGGACCGTGAGTTCGACGAGCTGTTCACCCCGGACAAGCCCGTGGTCTTCGCGTTCCACGGCTACCCTTGGCTGATCCACCGCCTCACCTACCGCAGGACCAACCACCGGAACCTCCACGTCCGGGGGTACAAAGAGGAGGGGAGCACGACCACGCCGTTCGACATGGCCGTGATGAACGACATCGACCGATTCCACCTGGCCTGCGACGTCATCGACCGGGTGCCCAGGCTGGGCGTGACCGCGGCTTACGTCCGGCAGTCGATCCGCGACTCGCTCATCGACCACAAGCGGTACATCTCCGAGCGCGGCGAGGACATGCCGATGGTCCGCGACTGGAAGTGGGGCGGCACCAAGTGA